From Amphiura filiformis chromosome 20, Afil_fr2py, whole genome shotgun sequence, a single genomic window includes:
- the LOC140142943 gene encoding LOW QUALITY PROTEIN: uncharacterized protein (The sequence of the model RefSeq protein was modified relative to this genomic sequence to represent the inferred CDS: deleted 1 base in 1 codon) — protein MSVWIVPCCLVGVFAESLEWDYIPQGPITVGEEVPLVIDATATAKSLKDIGGTGLWKVNFFGTRDPSGNGERVGFSEQLLLQPQQDLTLESAVGALQFDGLRASFDIGSVGCAGADVDHICLEYGRGDAPDPNFYFFTETGAGTLITCKRLDCGAEIKMKRLLAPLEDGKLVETIATNSLEFDVKAISTEDSPGIVGNDLWQVTMFGSADPNGLGFEIEPQVQVLNRRQASMSLEPGGEVQYGRVAVNFDMSRVTCTQIEYVCMRLKKNPSASIGYTLTAVPDESVLQDCSEVHCGADNQSSATELQTTKLKLPPRAGQFDTCLMTTCRPRLGYLVPA, from the exons ATGAGTGTTTGGATTGTACCATGTTGTCTTGTAGGAGTGTTTGCGGAAAGTCTAGAGTGGGATTATATCCCACAAGGGCCCATCACAGTTGGTGAGGAAGTACCGCTAGTGATAGATGCCACCGCTACAGCCAAGTCACTCAAGGATATCGGCGGCACAGGTCTgtggaaagtcaacttttttGGTACTCGAGATCCGAGCGGAAACGGTGAACGTGTAGGGTTTAGTGAGCAGCTTCTCTTGCAACCCCAACAGGATTTGACTTTAGAGAGTGCAGTTGGTGCTCTGCAGTTTGATGGCTTGAGAGCTAGTTTTGATATTGGTTCAGTTGGTTGTGCTGGTGCTGATGTAGATCATATATGTTTGGAGTACGGGAGAGGCGATGCGCCAGATCCAAACTTTTACTTCTTCACTGAGACAGGAGCCGGCACACTCATCACATGCAAGAGGCTGGATTGTGGAGCAG aaatcaaaatgaagaggTTATTGGCACCACTAGAGGATGGCAAACTAGTCGAAACCATAGCAACCAACTCCCTTGAATTTGATGTCAAGGCAATATCCACTGAGGATTCCCCAGGCATTGTGGGTAATGACCTCTGGCAGGTCACAATGTTTGGTAGCGCAGACCCAAATGGGCTAGGATTTGAAATCGAACCTCAAGTGCAAGTATTAAACAGAAGACAAGCGAGTATGAGTTTAGAACCAGGGGGAGAAGTTCAATATGGACGAGTAGCAGTGAACTTTGACATGTCCAGAGTAACCTGCACACAAATTGAGTATGTGTGTATGAGGCTA AAAAAAAATCCATCCGCTAGTATTGGCTATACTTTGACTGCTGTACCGGATGAATCTGTTTTGCAAGACTGTAGCGAAGTCCACTGTGGAG CTGACAACCAATCCAGTGCAACAGAACTGCAAACTACCAAGCTGAAACTACCGCCCAGGGCTGGGCAATTTGATACCTGCTTAATGACTACCTGCCGCCCAAGGCTGGGCTATCTGGTACCTGCCTAA